In Candidatus Manganitrophus morganii, the genomic window AGAAGATCGATCTCGTCGATGATCTCTTCGATCGCCGAAATCGGGGTCGCCGGATTCAACGAAACCCCCGCGCGCGCCCCTTGCTGCTTGATCAGCTGAATCGTCCGGTGAAGATGCGGACAGGCTTCCACATGGACCGTGACCGAAGTGGCTCCTTCTTTGATGAACTCCGGGATCAGGTGATCCGGCTCTACGATCATTAAATGGACATCGAGCGGGAGCGCCGTCACCTTTTTTGCCGCCTCGACGATCAACGGCCCGACCGTCAGATTCGGGACGAACCGGCCGTCCATCACATCGATATGAATCCAGTCGGCCCCCGCCGCATCAACTGCCTTGATCTCTTCCCCCAGCCGCGAGAAGTCGGCCGATAAGATCGACGGCGCGATCTTCCTTCCCTTGTTTCCAGAACCGGATCGACCGGATGGTGTCATCTTTTTCTCCTACGCGATGCGGATCCAACGGACGGCAAAAAACTGGTCCATTTTATCCGAATTGAAGCGCGTTGTAAAATGATTCCGCTCATCAACATACTTCCGGGCACCTTCGGGAAGACTCTCCCGGGGATCTTCTCTCTTTAGCTCCGGATGGGCCGCTTCAAAGGCCGCCGTCTGCTCTTCATTTTCTTCCGGCTCGGTGGAGCAGGTTGCATAGATCAATCGGCCGCCGACTTTTAGATGATTCAACGCCTGCTCCAGAATCTGCCGCTGCTCCTTGGCATAGTCGGGGATGATCGACGGCTTCTTCCGCCACTTCCCTTCGGGAATCCGCCGCAGAATTCCAAGGGCCGAACAGGGGGCATCAATTAGAATGCGATCGTAACGCCGTTCAGCGGCTGTTGCCTGAGCGAGCGTTTCTATCTCAATACCGGGTGTCTGCAGACGGCTGAGATTCTCCCGAATGAAATGAAGCCGATCGGCATTGATATCGGTCGCCGTCACGCGTGCCCGCCCGCCCGCTAACTCGGCCAGATGGGTCGTCTTGCCTCCCGGCGCGGCACAAAAATCGAGGAGGCTCTCTCCCGGTTGCGGATCGACCAGATCGGAGATCAATTGTGCCCCTTCGTCCTGAACATAAAAAAGCCCCTCCCGATAAGAAGGAAGGGAGGAGACAGAAATACCTCGAACAAAAAGTGTATGGGGAGAAAGCGTTGAGAGGGTGACCGTCGCCCCTTCCGCCTCCAGCCGCTTCACCAGGTCTTCTCTTCCAATCTTTAAGACATTGGTTCGAAGCGTGGTCGGTGGGACTTCGTTATTGGATTGGCAGAACTGGAATGTTTTTTCCCGGCCCCAATGTGCGAGCCATCGGCGGACCATCCAATCCGGGTGGGAGGTGGCGACCGAAATAAACGTGACCGGATCGCCTTTCGGATCGGGCGCAGGGAGATGATCTTTCTGTCGGAGGATGTTTCGTAGGAGACCGTTGACCAGCCGGGAGGCGGCGATCCCCTCTTCCTCCTTCGCCAGCTCTACCGAAGTGTTCACTGCTGCGGAAGGAGGAATCTTGTCAAGAAACAGAAGCTGGTACAGCCCGAGTCGAAGGATGTTCCGAATCGCCGGGTGGATTTTTTTGACTTTGGAGAAATGATCGATCTGCCAGTCGAGATAGCCTCGCTGGCGGAGGATGCCGTAGACCAGCTCGGTCAACAGCGCCCGATCGCGCCGCTCCATCGGATAGGCGGTTAAATAACGGTCGATCAGTGCACTGAGATCTTCCTGTCTCGATTCCGATTCAGCCAAGAGAAACAAAGCCCCCGGCCGGGCGGCCGGGGGCTTCTTATTGGAACGTATGAGTCTTTGTTTCGAAATGATCGATTTACCCTTATCGTCGGCCGTAGACCATGGCTTCCAGCCGAGCAATCCGCTCCTCCATCGGAGGATGGGTCGAGAAAAGCGACATCATCCCGCCCCCTCGCAAGGGGCTGACGATGAACATGTGCGCGGTCGCCGGGTTGGCATCCATCGGAACCCGCTGAACACCGATGTGCAACTTCCGCAACGCCTCGGCCAGCCAAAGCGGATTGCCGCAAAGCTTCGCGCCCCCGGCATCGGCTTCGAACTCCCTGGAACGGGAGACCGCCATTTGGATCATCATCGCCGCGATCGGCGCCAAGATAATCATGACGATCGCCCCCAATCCGCTCATCCCCCCTTCGCGATCATCCGACCGGCCGCCGAAACCGCCGAAGATCATCGCCCACTGCGCCATGTTGGCGATCATGGAGATGGCCCCGGCTACTGTCGCGGCCACGGTGGAGATAAGAATATCGCGATGCCGAACGTGGGAAAGCTCATGCGCCAAGACACCGGTTAACTCTTCCCGATTCAGAATCCGCATGATCCCGGTGGTCACCGCCACCGCGGCATGGCTTGGGTTGCGGCCGGTCGCAAAAGCATTCGGGGTCGGATTGTCGATGAGGTAGACCTTCGGCATCGGCATCTTCGCGCGCATCGCCAGATCGGCCACGATATTATAAAGCTGCGGCGCGTCGGCCTCGGTGACCGGTTGAGCACGATACATTTTCAGAACGATTTTATCCGAAAACCAGTAGCTGACTCCATTCATGACCAGGGCAAAACCAAACGCCAGAACCATCCCTTGATTTCCGCCCAACGCCTTCCCCGCAAACACAAGCAGGACCGTTAATAGGGTCAGGAAAAAGGTTGTTTTCAATGCGTTCACGTAGATTCCTCCTTATTGGTGCAGAACAGTCCGTTCTTGGATCGGATGGCCCGCCGCATACTCCTGAGCGGTCATCCTCCGACCCCCTTCCGGCTGCAATTCATTGATTAAGATATAACCCATCCCCGCCGCCACTTCAAGTCCTTTCTCGGAAAGACGGATGATTTCACCCGGCCGGCCCCATTCTCCCTCCCGGCTTCCGACATGAAGTTTTGTGATCTTCCATCGTTTTCCCTGATAGAAGGTCGTCATTCCCGGCCAGGGATCGACCCCTCTTGCCCGATGGGAGATCGCCTTGGCGCTCTCCTCCCAACGGATGAAGCCGTCTTCTTTTTTAAGAAGGGGCGCCAGAGTCGCCTGCGAATGATCTTGCGTAATCGGAGCGAGCTTCCCCTCCTTCAAAATAGAGAGGGTTTCGATCAAGACCGACGCGCCGATCTTCGCCAGGCGCGGAGAAAGGGTCGCCGCCGTATCGCTCGGCTCGATCGGGACAGAACGCCGAAGCAACATCGGTCCGGTATCCATCCCGGGGTCCATCTGCATCGTCGTCACCCCGGTTTCCCGCT contains:
- the rpe gene encoding ribulose-phosphate 3-epimerase, with translation MTPSGRSGSGNKGRKIAPSILSADFSRLGEEIKAVDAAGADWIHIDVMDGRFVPNLTVGPLIVEAAKKVTALPLDVHLMIVEPDHLIPEFIKEGATSVTVHVEACPHLHRTIQLIKQQGARAGVSLNPATPISAIEEIIDEIDLLLLMSVNPGFGGQKFIPKVLDKIRAARKMIDARGLAVDLEVDGGIKATNARQLAEAGVDVFVAGSAIFESEDYRATIRQFREEIT
- the rsmB gene encoding 16S rRNA (cytosine(967)-C(5))-methyltransferase RsmB, which gives rise to MAESESRQEDLSALIDRYLTAYPMERRDRALLTELVYGILRQRGYLDWQIDHFSKVKKIHPAIRNILRLGLYQLLFLDKIPPSAAVNTSVELAKEEEGIAASRLVNGLLRNILRQKDHLPAPDPKGDPVTFISVATSHPDWMVRRWLAHWGREKTFQFCQSNNEVPPTTLRTNVLKIGREDLVKRLEAEGATVTLSTLSPHTLFVRGISVSSLPSYREGLFYVQDEGAQLISDLVDPQPGESLLDFCAAPGGKTTHLAELAGGRARVTATDINADRLHFIRENLSRLQTPGIEIETLAQATAAERRYDRILIDAPCSALGILRRIPEGKWRKKPSIIPDYAKEQRQILEQALNHLKVGGRLIYATCSTEPEENEEQTAAFEAAHPELKREDPRESLPEGARKYVDERNHFTTRFNSDKMDQFFAVRWIRIA
- the htpX gene encoding zinc metalloprotease HtpX, encoding MNALKTTFFLTLLTVLLVFAGKALGGNQGMVLAFGFALVMNGVSYWFSDKIVLKMYRAQPVTEADAPQLYNIVADLAMRAKMPMPKVYLIDNPTPNAFATGRNPSHAAVAVTTGIMRILNREELTGVLAHELSHVRHRDILISTVAATVAGAISMIANMAQWAMIFGGFGGRSDDREGGMSGLGAIVMIILAPIAAMMIQMAVSRSREFEADAGGAKLCGNPLWLAEALRKLHIGVQRVPMDANPATAHMFIVSPLRGGGMMSLFSTHPPMEERIARLEAMVYGRR
- the fmt gene encoding methionyl-tRNA formyltransferase, whose translation is MPAPNPKRLRAVFMGTPDFALPTFEALAESEEIITVVTQPDRPKGRGEILTPPPIKMAALKRSIPVLQPERIRKDPAFIQHLSQLAPDVIIVVAFGQILPESVLKIPRFGCINVHASLLPKYRGAAPIQWAIIRGERETGVTTMQMDPGMDTGPMLLRRSVPIEPSDTAATLSPRLAKIGASVLIETLSILKEGKLAPITQDHSQATLAPLLKKEDGFIRWEESAKAISHRARGVDPWPGMTTFYQGKRWKITKLHVGSREGEWGRPGEIIRLSEKGLEVAAGMGYILINELQPEGGRRMTAQEYAAGHPIQERTVLHQ